The genome window GATAACCTCTAGATCATTAGGAGGATACTAAGATGGGGATTACCAATATTACATGGGAAGACGTTATCAAGTTTGAGGAAGTCGCAGGGTATGGTCAGCATATCTGGAAACACGGCGAACAATATTATCTTGTCGTGGATGAAGGAGGTATTGCAGAACAACGAGTGGTGTATGAATTGCCACTAGAGTTGTTTCAGTTGATTGAGAGTGGAGAAAAGAATTTAGCAGAGTTACATTTTAGGCTAAAAAATGATGCTTGGCCACCTAATATGTCACAAGAGGAAGCAAATAAGCTTTTTTGGCGAAAACACATTGAGGTTTTAAAAAATAATGCCGCAGCACAAAGGCATTTTACCCGTCAAGAGCTAGAAGAATTATTACCAGAAGGGTCAAAAATTCTGGCAAGTAGTGAGAGTTAATATGGATTTGATATGGTAAACAGTAAATTAACGTTGAAGATGGAAAAATTATAGTTTTTAATAAACGCGGATTACCTTATCCAGAGGGGGATCAAGATTATCATCAATATAGAGTAATGCATGATTTGACAGAAGAAAATATAATAAATGCTTTTAAAACAGCTTCATCAGAAGTTAAAGAAAGCTTAATTGATGCAATGGAAAACCGGGGATTTTCTTTGTCAGATCTGGCTAATATTCAACAAGGAGAAATTGCAAAAGTCTTTGGAGCAGGTGGAGGAACTCAGATACAACTAGGGAATTCTTTGAAGTATTATGAAGATTTAGCTTTATTAAAAGAGGTGATAAAATGAATTCGGAACAAATTGAAAAATTCAAACAAGAAATAGAATGTATTATAAAAGAAAAAAATTATATATCTTTACGGTATGTTCTTTTCGATGAAACAAATAGAACACCATTTGCTGTACATATATTTTACAAAGATGGTTTATTCATGGTGAATAGCAGAGATGAGAGAGCTTATGTA of Streptococcus oralis contains these proteins:
- a CDS encoding Imm59 family immunity protein, which gives rise to MNSEQIEKFKQEIECIIKEKNYISLRYVLFDETNRTPFAVHIFYKDGLFMVNSRDERAYVIGRTFEFDNFSEAEKKFFNVLDFIVCEGRRDISNRGSYMYSSPLWDKP